In Acidobacteriota bacterium, the DNA window CCATCGTGAAGGTCGGCGAAAATCCCGACGGCTACGTTTACGATCCGGCGACGAAACGCGCGTTCACATTCAGCAATCGGACCAAAGGCGGCATGGCCGTGGACATCGCTGACGCCAAGCTGGCGGGCCTCATTCCGCTGGGCAGCAAGCCCGAGGCCGCCGCGGCCGACGGCAAGGGCCACGTGTTCGTGGACATGCAGGAGACCAACATGGTCGCCAAGATCGACTCGCGCAAGCTGGTGGTGGAAGAGAGTTGGCCGACCGCGCCGTGCGAAATGCCCAGCAGCATGGCCATGGACGTGAAGAACAACCGCCTGTTTCTAGGCTGTCGCGGCAAGTCGCCCATGCTGGCGGTGATGGATGCGTCGAATGGCAAGATCATCACCACGCTGCCGATTGGCACCGGCACGGACGCGGCGGCGTTTGACGTGGAGAAAAAATTGATCTTCACTTCGAACGGCGAGGGAACCATCAGCGTGATTCAGCAGGAGTCGGCGGATAAATATAAAGTGGTCGAGACCGTGAAGACCGAGCCGGGCGCGCGCACCATGACGCTCGACACCAAAACGCACCGCCTCTTCCTGATTACCGCCGACCGCACCACGCCGCCCGCCACGCCGGAAAATCCGAATCCCGCCGCCGTGGTAACGCCCGGCACGTTTCGCGTGCTGGTCGTCGCCCCGCAGTAGGCGGCTACGCGACGAAAGCGAACAGAGCCGCAACCGTCAGGGAGCGGGGGTTGCTGCTCTCCAGCGAAAACCAACCCCCGCTCCTTGACAGTCGCGGCTCTGTTTATTACGGCTCTGTTTTACGCGTACACGCCGCGCAGGCGGGCCGCTGAGGCGACACGGTCGATGGCCAGCATGTAGGCCGCCATGCGCGGCCGCACATTTTCCTTGTCGGCGATCTTCATTACGTCGGCGAAGCTGTAGCGCATCACGCGGTCCAGCCGCTCGCGGACTTCTTGCAGCGTCCAGAAATATCCCTGGCGATCCTGCACCCACTCGAAGTAGGAAACAGTAACTCCTCCCGCGTTGGCCAATATGTCGGGCACTACGAAGATGCCGCGCGCGTCGAGTATCTCGTCGGCCTCCGCCGTAGTCGGCCCGTTGGCGCCCTCGACGACGATCTTGCACTGGAGCTTGTCGGCGTTGTCAGTCGTAATCTGATTCTCCGTCGCGGCGGGAAGCAGTATCTCGCATTCGCGCAGCATCAGTTCGCGGGGGTCAACTTGCTCCGCGCCGGGGAAGCCGACGAGCGTGCCGCGCTCCTTCTTCCACTCCATCAGCGCGACGATGTCGAGGCCCTGCGCGTTGTAAATTCCGTACTCGCGCTCGACGATGCCCACCACCGGGTACTCCTCCTGATAGAGATTTCGCGCCGCGAACGATCCCACATTGCC includes these proteins:
- a CDS encoding YncE family protein, whose protein sequence is MKKVIYVACLTALLGVAVSSHAAESYRLIKKIPVDGVGQWDYIGIDVANRHVFVSHGPQLDILDADTYEHVGKIVAPGVDFSKPETLRGNGVRGGGAAPDLGRGFIPNALDGSMTLFDLKTLKVISIVKVGENPDGYVYDPATKRAFTFSNRTKGGMAVDIADAKLAGLIPLGSKPEAAAADGKGHVFVDMQETNMVAKIDSRKLVVEESWPTAPCEMPSSMAMDVKNNRLFLGCRGKSPMLAVMDASNGKIITTLPIGTGTDAAAFDVEKKLIFTSNGEGTISVIQQESADKYKVVETVKTEPGARTMTLDTKTHRLFLITADRTTPPATPENPNPAAVVTPGTFRVLVVAPQ
- a CDS encoding Glu/Leu/Phe/Val dehydrogenase; its protein translation is EIIVHIPVIMDSGEIEMFTGYRVQHSIARGPGKGGIRYAPDVTLDEVRALASWMTWKCAVVNIPFGGAKGGVVCDPAKMSRGELERMTRRYTAELIDFIGPQRDVPAPDVNTNEQVMAWIMDTYSMHVRHTETAVVTGKPIELGGSRGRSDATGRGCMVMCDEALKRLRIPRERARVIVQGFGNVGSFAARNLYQEEYPVVGIVEREYGIYNAQGLDIVALMEWKKERGTLVGFPGAEQVDPRELMLRECEILLPAATENQITTDNADKLQCKIVVEGANGPTTAEADEILDARGIFVVPDILANAGGVTVSYFEWVQDRQGYFWTLQEVRERLDRVMRYSFADVMKIADKENVRPRMAAYMLAIDRVASAARLRGVYA